The Pseudooceanicola aestuarii genomic sequence CGGGGTGGTGAACGGGCCGGTGCAATTCCCGATGCGCGGCGGCGTCGGAGTGATGGGCGAGGCCGGGCCGGAAGCGATCCTGCCGCTGACCCGGGGCGCCGACGGGCGGTTGGGGGTGCAGGCGGGCGGCGGTGGCCGGACAGTGAACGTGGTGATGAACATCCGGACGCCCGATGCCGAAAGCTTCCGCCGCTCGCAAAGCCAGGTCGCCGCACAGATGAGCCGCGCCCTGTCCATGGGCCGCCGCAACCGCTGACATGAAGGGATCACCAGATGAGCACGAGCACTTTTCACGAAACCCGGTTTCCCGCGACGCTGAGCTTTGGCTCTTCCGGGGGGCCGGAGCGGCGCACCGATATCGTCACGCTGGCCAATGGCTTCGAGGAGCGCAACTCCCCCTGGGCCCATTCGCGGCGGCGGTATGATGCCGGGGTGGCGCTGCGGTCTCTGGACGATATCGAGGTGCTGATCGCCTTTTTCGAGGCCCGGCGCGGCCAGATGCACGGGTTCCGGTGGAAGGATTGGTCGGATTGCAAATCCTGTCTGCCTTCGGCGCAGGTCAGTTTTCGCGACCAGGTGATCGCGATCGGCGACGGGGTGACGGATGTCTGGCCTCTCGCCAAGACCTACCGGTCCGGGCTGCAAGGCTATACCCGCCCGATCACCAAGCCGGTGGCCGGCAGCGTGCGGGTCGGCGTGGCGGAGGATGCGCTGGTCGCGGGGCTGCATTACGAGGTCGACATCACCACCGGGCTGGTCACCTTTGCCGAGGCGCCGAAAGAGGGGATGGAGGTCACCGCCGGGTTCGAGTTCGACGTGCCGGTGCGATTCGATACCGACCGGCTGGCGACATCGGTGGCGGCCTTCCGGGCGGGTGACGTGCCCAGCGTGCCGGTGGTCGAGGTGCGGATCTGATGGGCTTTGACACGGAGCTGGCGCGGCACCTGGCCACGGGCGTCACGACATTGTGCCATGCCTGGGAGATCCGGCGGCGGGACGGGCAGGTGCTGGGTTTTACCGATCATGACCGGGATCTGCGGTTCGGCGGAGTGACCTTTCACGCCGACAGCGGGCTGAGCGCGATGGCGTTGCAGCAGGGCACGGGCCTTGCGGTGGACAACACGGAGGCCTCCGGCGCGCTGAGCCATGCCGCTCTGACCGAGGCCGATATCGACGCGGGTCGGCTGGACGGGGCCGGAGTGACGGCCTGGCTGGTCAACTGGGCGGCGCCCAAGGCGCGGCAACTGGTGTTTCGTGGCACGCTGGGCGAGGTGCAGCGCGCGGATGGCGCGTTCCGGGCGGAATTGCGCGGGCTGACAGAGGCGCTGAACCAGCCGACCGGGCGCGTATTCCAGAAGCCTTGCGGCGCGGTTCTGGGGGATGCGGCCTGCGGGGTGGATCTGGGCGATCCAGAGCTGACGGTCGTTGCGGCGCCCGTGGCGGTGGAGGGCGCGCAAAGGTTGGTCTTTGCCGGGCTGGAGGCGCCGGAGGGCTGGTTCGCGCGCGGCCGGGTGGAGGTCCGGGCGGGACCGGCGGCCGGATTGACAGGGCTGGTGCAATGGGATCGGGCGGAACCTGCGGGGCGGGTGCTGACCCTTTGGACGCCCCTGCCGGTCGCACCGCAGCCCGGCACGGCGCTGCGGTTGATCGCGGGCTGCGACAAGCGGTTCGGCACCTGCGGGGAGAAATTCGACAATGCGCTGAATTTTCAGGGGTTTCCGGACATTCCAGGTGATGATTGGCTGACCGTCCTGCCGGTCCAATCCGGCGAGACCGATGGCGGGAGCCGTCGAACATGAGCGCGCCGCAGGTGGTACGCGCCGCACGGGGGTGGATCGGCACACCTTATGTGCATCAGGCCTCGGCCCGGGGGGCGGGGGCGGATTGCCTGGGTCTTTTGCGCGGGGTCTGGCGGGAGGTTCTGGGGGCGGAGCCCGAGCCGATCCCACCCTACACGCCGGATTGGGCAGAGCCGCAGCGCGACGAACGGTTGTGGCGGGCGGCGCGGCGGCATCTGCGCGAAAAGCCGTTGTTGCAGGCGGCGGCGGGCGAT encodes the following:
- a CDS encoding DUF2460 domain-containing protein; translated protein: MSTSTFHETRFPATLSFGSSGGPERRTDIVTLANGFEERNSPWAHSRRRYDAGVALRSLDDIEVLIAFFEARRGQMHGFRWKDWSDCKSCLPSAQVSFRDQVIAIGDGVTDVWPLAKTYRSGLQGYTRPITKPVAGSVRVGVAEDALVAGLHYEVDITTGLVTFAEAPKEGMEVTAGFEFDVPVRFDTDRLATSVAAFRAGDVPSVPVVEVRI
- a CDS encoding DUF2163 domain-containing protein → MGFDTELARHLATGVTTLCHAWEIRRRDGQVLGFTDHDRDLRFGGVTFHADSGLSAMALQQGTGLAVDNTEASGALSHAALTEADIDAGRLDGAGVTAWLVNWAAPKARQLVFRGTLGEVQRADGAFRAELRGLTEALNQPTGRVFQKPCGAVLGDAACGVDLGDPELTVVAAPVAVEGAQRLVFAGLEAPEGWFARGRVEVRAGPAAGLTGLVQWDRAEPAGRVLTLWTPLPVAPQPGTALRLIAGCDKRFGTCGEKFDNALNFQGFPDIPGDDWLTVLPVQSGETDGGSRRT
- a CDS encoding NlpC/P60 family protein — encoded protein: MSAPQVVRAARGWIGTPYVHQASARGAGADCLGLLRGVWREVLGAEPEPIPPYTPDWAEPQRDERLWRAARRHLREKPLLQAAAGDVLLFRMRAGSVAKHLGLAARVGAGSSFVHAYAGHGVVESPLSRPWARRIVARFAFPEHVGPKEGI